TGAGGTAAAGGCTGCTTTGCTCTTCATTCTACTCCTTTTAACTCCACCCCTCCTGTACTCTACTTCCTGTTGCAGTACTGAGTGGCTGGAGTTTTTCGGCCCAGCTCCATTAATTAGTCACTATCTCTGTTGGATTGTGACTTCCCTTAATTATCATGGCAATGACTATGAAGCTGATCAAAACTTAAGGCGATTGCAAGTACTTAAAGCCACAGAAGCCTCATTGGCTGTCCTtctgctgccatcttgtggcAGAAGTGGTCATAAATGGAGAATGCtgccttaaagctgcagtgtgtaatgGTTTTATATGagatatgtttttacatatttgttaaaactatcacaaTGTCATAACAGTATAGtatcctctgccttctcccagtgctcccaatGCTAACTGCAGAAGCAGTGAGAGTCATTCTTATGTACACGCTGCTCCTACCCTCCCCCTTTCCATCTGCTTCACTATAGCATCTCCCCGTCAGTAgagcctgccatgaatgctcaGGCATGGCCACCCATGACGGCAGATAAAAAGTTTTAAGTaaattgtttctctgccattagcagaTTGAACAGCGCATACCTGagtttgattgacagcattcataccttcctcctggctgtgattggttgtttttgaccgaGAGCAGGGCCTGGCTAAAGGCTGCAATAGTAGCAGGAGCagcttgaattttattttatttttttcagagtaactgtctcatattatactttCACAACATAGTAACAATTCTAtcatacatgtaaaaaaaagaacatttttataaaatgtacatACTGCAGATTTAAGGTGTTGTTTCTCCTTGGAATGTGGTAGATGTGGAGATTATACCTCCCCAACATCTGTACTTTAAACCCTGTCAGCCAGCTTGTGTTGTTGATGTTGTCCGCTGTACATAGCACTTACTGCAGTCtaatggacacacacacagaggggcATGTGTGGGTGTTGTTGGACTGTGGTGGTCTTTGGTCGTCAGAGCAGTGGGGCTTCTATATTTATCCCACTCAACAGTCTCCATATAATAACAGCTGTCTTCACATCCCTTGTCTGACCATTGACTTAAATAGCTGACCTATCAGAAGCCTTCGCCTTGGTTTTCTCTCTGGTCTGGTCCTCTTGCCTATTACTTGGTTCTTTTCCAGTTAAGTTAGTTTGCTGCTCTGTATGACCTCTCTATTGAGAACTCTCTGACACAATTCCTTCACCTACAGGTAGAACATTTAACTTTGTCTTTATTAGACTAACAATACTGGAGCTGTGATGCATATCAGTAAGcggtacattttttaaaattgtgttttccaAGGAGCCAGCTTGAGGGAATTTAGCCTGAAATGACTATTTCCTGATTGGTTCCTTGGTGGTGTCAGTGGGTATCTGTGGGCCAGAGGTAGGAGGGTTTATCATCTTCTGGAAATTCACCCATGGCCACCTTCACATGTTGAAATGTCACTTTTCTGGTTTCTCCACTGATCCAGCACACTAAAAGCTTACGTAAAGTAACcgatttctttttgttcaatGCATTGAGTAAGTGAGCTTGTTAATATGTGAAGGTTGGTGTTTCTTACTTCTGTTTATTATTTGGACCAAAACCATTTTTCAGAATGGTGGCTGGCAGAGCCAGGCTACAAGCACCGGCTTTATGAAATGatctttttgttgtatttatagTATGTTTCGTTAAGGAAATAGCAGACTCCAATTAAGATGGAACAGTAAGTGATTAATAAAGGAAAATGGCGCCGAGTCCTAAATGTTGCTGAAGTAGTGCTTTTATTTGTCGTTTAATTTATGTCCCTCTGCTATTTGTTGTACTTTCAAACCATACAGCAGTGTTGCATTTGAATGACTTTGCATTTCATTCATGCTCAGAGTCCACTGTGTCCGTGCTGTCTCAGAGTTCTGCATTAGGTCATTCCAAATGGAAACTATTTAGAGCCTTTATCAGAGCTAGGTGTTTAGATAGAAGACCAACCAGTGGGAGAAACTAACCAGCAGATACTCCTTCCATTCATCACACTTCAGGTGATATTTTTTGGCAAATAATTACCAATTCAAATGTAAGGTAATCACAGGCTTTGTTGAGTAATGTCCTGTTCAACATAGGAAGAACACACCCTGTGATTCTGTAGCTAGTAGAGTTACTCCTGGAGAAAACAACTTGACACAAAAATATtgacaataatttttttctctttgcaaaCTCTTCAAGTTTGCTTTAGTTAAATATAAACCTAAATTAATAtgatattttcagaaaacaccTCTCACCCATTGACCACTGGAGATGGGCAGCAGCCCTCCTTAAGACCCGACGAGGATAAAAGCGTGtcagataatggatggatggattttcaGAAAACAAGCCTTATAAAGGATCAGGCAGAAAACTCTTAATCAAAACCTTGTTGATTAAAGAAACGCTTAACGGGATGAACTTTCAgcttttaatttataaataatttctacagatgttttactgtgaaaggATGAGCTTGTTTTTTACTAAGTAACTTTGGATCATTTTGGAACAacatttcagactgaaaatatcTAAATGAAAAGCACTTGTTCAATTTATTCAGAAGTTCAAAACTGTCTTTTATTCACTTCTTACACTTTGTCGTTTAAGTTGTAATTTATGCCTTAAACTTGAAcatctttattatttagaatTCAGAGCAAAGATGTTAAATGTGGATTTAGAAAACGGTTTTCCAATATAATTTGTAACTTCAGCTCAGAGTGAGAGGAAACTCCTTTAAACAATTCAGTATAATATGTTGCCGCCTTTAGCTAACTTGGACTTTTCTTCATCACTTGAAGCCAGAGGAGAATATTGGGTTGAGGTGCAGGGCTTCAGATCACTGCAAGATCAAGTCATCCATAATCGACACCATCCAGAGAGAGGTGGTTGTTGTTGCATCGACCATTGTTGGTCcaagtcattattattattattattattattattattattattattattattattattattatgttggGGCTCACATTTGGCCCTAAGTATTTTATATGAATGCATAAAGCATTATCCAAACCACTAAAGTTCCTAGGTCCAAAACAATACCATATTCCATACAATCAACTATCTTCCCACATGCTGCACAGCTGAGTGTTCTTATCAGAAAGGGGAGGCTGTATACTTACAACCTTCCAAAACAAGACCTACTTGTTAAGCACATTCCTGATTATATTGTTACAGACTACAGAACTTCACCTGCTAACTGAGGCTTGCAGTTTGAAGTGTTTTGAAATGTAGCTTGTAAATTTGAGCTACTTTCTCCTAACATTGTGCCATCTGACCTTAGAGAAAACTGTAGACTAGAGATCAACTGATACAAGTTTCTTTTAAGGCCAGTGCTGATTATTTTGATCAGTCTAACCGATCTCTGGTATGTGCTGCTGAGTGTTTTTTGGGGCCGATTCTTGAAGCTGATATTGCTTCCCCCAACCCCCTGCCCCCCTCCGTTTACATGATAATAATGACccaatgacaataaatgttaCACAAGTATCACTTTCAAACTGGAGGGGAGGAAATTGAAAAAGGAAATAttagaggagaaaataaatcaatgtatgATTGTTAAAAGTAAGTGTCagtaaatagaaatattaatacagaatacagaaataattcaatgaaaagtatcaataaataaaaatattacattaaatactgaaaaggaaaaaatagtgattcattcatttcattgttgaaaattataaataaatattactttgTCACTGTATAATCAAAGATGTTTGGAAAGTTGTACCATTCAATATTTGCAACATTATCGGTAATTACTTTATCAagttctttatttctttagtttttggCAATATGACTTATAcctttgtctttgtttatatttatcaaCTTCTGGGTTTACAGTGTTAAATGTAGAAAAGGGTTCAGGAGATCATGCCAAAGATAAGTTTTTGACTTATATTTTCTGACATGCAATTTAACTCTATATATTCTTTCCATGCATCCTGTTCTagctcctccttcttctcctgttcCATCTTGTCAGTCCCAACTAATGACAGCAGAACAACATGGCATTTTCATCTCGCTTCTCCTTCTGGGAGCAAAAGGAAAGTCTTACATAGAAATGTCATTAAACATACACTTTAACTGCATGCTAAAACAGCATTTTACCTAGGTAGTTAACATCTTTGCTCATAGCTCtcaactatttaaaaaaggttttgcttTTCTAACCTAATCTGCTGTGAGTTTGCACTATGTTGAATTATGTCACTAATAATGTTCTGACTGCATCACTTGTATGTGTTGTATATTTAAGGTAGAACACTGTATgtgaagacagaaaataaatggttGTGGCGGCATCTTTGCATGTTTTGAGGTTGGCCCAGTTTGTCACCACGAGCTTCATATAAGAAGGTGGTTTTGATCTGGTTTCATTCTTTACATCAACACTTTCTAGATCAAAGAAGAGAACAAGGTGGGAGGCAAAAGTGTAAGTAAATACTACATagtgctttttaaaagtttcacatggaaaatgtaattttcctaACTTTTGTCTAAGGTTATTTAGTCTCAtgtcaattaaattttttattggaGCTTTCGATGTTAGTCACTCAGATCAGACTGAGCAGATCATTAAGTTAGACCTCTTGCATtatgaacttttttcttttggtcatgTTTGTTTACTCCCCTCCTGCAACACGTACATTCACATACAGTGCAGCGTCTTCACTTAGACTTTATTGATAAGTTAAATCTTGAAGCTCAATAATTATAGCCACCATTGTGGTAAATGTATTTatgaagcacatttaaaaactgcttaaGTTAAATAGTAAAAGTAAACAGCACCATCAGGCCAGCTAGAATTTAAATTTCTAGAATTTACTTAATTTCTTATGAAAACACCGTCCCTGCTCTGCTGCCTCCTTGCTCCGTTCAACTCCCTCTGCAggttgagtttgtttttttttaaacttcatttcaatcAAAGCTCTGCTGGTGAAGAAACGGCCCCTCGACATGCCAAGTGACACATAAATCGTCCAAGAAATGGATTATGAAATTTGTTGCCAAGACTTTTAGTAGTCAATGTTTATCCACTTTATCAATTCATACTTGCAGCCCTATCTATAACCAAGTGATGATTTGTCTGTTGGCTTAAAGAAGTTCCTTCCCAACATTTACGCTTTTGCTCTCTGTATTTCCTCTCCATAATTAGTTGGAAGTTGACAGGCTGGCAAGCCGGGCCCAATCAGTCCCTGGTCTAGATCCTGGCAGAGCGATATTCAGGGCAAAAAGCCCTTCAACAGCTTCCTGGGATGAATCTGCTTCTCCTACCCGAGGTTCCTCCCCACCAATCGCCACAGTACCTGTTAAAGTCGCTGAGCGCTTCAAAAGCCCTGAACCACCATTGAAGATGACATTTAAATTACACAGATCTAAGCCTTCACAAGTCCAGACAACAGAGGCAGCTAGCTCTGGGCatggaaacaatgaaaacaatggCGAAAGCATTCTGAATGGTCAGAACAATGGTAATGTTGATCCTTTGGACACCAATACCAGCCAGATGGACCTTACATATGAACAGAGGACGGCACACAAAACGGAAGGAAATGTGGTTCCTCTTACTAAAAATGTTGTGTCCTTACAGGATGATGAGGCAAAGATGCTAACCCAAAATTTAGCCAAAACTAAACAGGAAGCCAAATTTAGAGCAGAAGCAGTCAAAACACTTCAAGGACCAAGAACAGCTCCCCTGACAAAGACAGTGCCAGCATTCTCCTTTAAACATGACattatcaaaacagaaaataaagcgGATATTCCACGAGCACTGACACATTTTATGGTtggcaacaaaagaaaagggcTTTGCTCGCAAACCAGCAAGGAACAAGTAGAAAAAGTAGAGAAAGGGAAATCAcatgaagagaagaagaaaagtgagCTAATGGAAACAAATCGGGAGTGTACAGAGGGTACAACCACCCAGGTGTTACAGGatacagattatttcacacatttaaagACTTCATCAGCTCCTATTGGCTTACCTCAGACTGCTTCCAAAGTTACTTCTAGACATTCTTCTCTCCTTTCAGTTGAGGGATTTGTGACACCTCCCAAGTCAACTCCCCTGACTTCCCATACTGGTGTCACATCTGCCACCTCTACAGCCACTCCTTGTAGCCTACCTGCCTGTAAATCCTCAGGCTTGCATCCACTGCATTCTGCCCTTAGTGCAAATCCCTCTCAACAAGCTGCAGGAAGTCAGGAAGAGTTCCAGTGGTCCTGTGCAACATGTCTGACCTACGTATGTATGAGACCCTGGTGTTAGAAATGCATGGTCCAGTTAGAAGTAGAGACTGCTGATGTGCTTAATGTCTGTATGATTTACATTGGCAGATCAGAAGTGACGCATGTGTGAGCTTGTTTTTTGTGAATTAACTCCTTAACTGATTGAGACCAGTTTTGAACGTGCATAATGAAAGgttgaaggaaggaaggatttTGTAGCGTCAGTGTTTGAAGAGAGCTCTGTTCATAAAGCCTTCTATTTAATTtgaatcttattttgaagaggaAGCACATTGAATCTGAACTCTAGTTTTGCATTATATGTATATACTTGTGGTATGAAGGATTTGTTGTGTGTTGACAAGCTCTGTGAATATTTCCCAGCTGACAGAAGGACATAACAGACATTACATTGCATGCAATCTTTAAATCAGTTGCATGGACTGGTTTGGTTCACCATTTGACTATCTGTGCACTACCATTTTTGTTAAAGTGTTTGTGAGTACATTGGTGTGATGGTGAGCAGgcttttaatgttctttttcatCTACTGATTCAGTGTTTACACATGGTATAAAACAGAGAGCCAGCAGGTTTGCTTTACTTCCATTTACAATAAGGCCAGGTGTGAGCTATAGTAGTGCAGTTAATAACTATAGCTAACCTGTTCTGTCTTCATTCCTGAACTTGGGTTGACTTTTCATTTCTACAACATATCAActttaatgtcattttaagTTGCTTTGGTAACTCCTTCCTTTTTTGCTTTCTCACCGCACATTGTGAATAATGCTATAGAAAAGCATGAGCTTTGGTGTCCAACTATGTTCTGAAACAACTTGAATGATTGTTGGTCAGTGTATTCCTAGTTTTATGAACATGTATCCTTCATGCTAATCTAATATTCACCCAGTTGGACAGAGTCTGACAGCAGGAGATGCCCACACACAACACTAATGATGTTACCCAAAATGCCAAAGGAGTGAAGAAATATGTACGTATCAGATATGATGGTGTCATCGCAGTATTTGCCAATATTACCATTGAAAGATTGTGTAATATCGTGCAGCCCAACAAACAGGTGTAA
Above is a window of Xiphophorus hellerii strain 12219 chromosome 18, Xiphophorus_hellerii-4.1, whole genome shotgun sequence DNA encoding:
- the LOC116708273 gene encoding uncharacterized protein LOC116708273, which translates into the protein MTFKLHRSKPSQVQTTEAASSGHGNNENNGESILNGQNNGNVDPLDTNTSQMDLTYEQRTAHKTEGNVVPLTKNVVSLQDDEAKMLTQNLAKTKQEAKFRAEAVKTLQGPRTAPLTKTVPAFSFKHDIIKTENKADIPRALTHFMVGNKRKGLCSQTSKEQVEKVEKGKSHEEKKKSELMETNRECTEGTTTQVLQDTDYFTHLKTSSAPIGLPQTASKVTSRHSSLLSVEGFVTPPKSTPLTSHTGVTSATSTATPCSLPACKSSGLHPLHSALSANPSQQAAGSQEEFQWSCATCLTYVCMRPWC